The following nucleotide sequence is from Hevea brasiliensis isolate MT/VB/25A 57/8 chromosome 7, ASM3005281v1, whole genome shotgun sequence.
taacagtcctaccatgtatgcagtgtcatgcagatgactctagactcctgtgcagatctgatgtctcaccctgtCATAGGTCTactaggctccccagctgtatctccaatacctacgcattacaaaagcaacgcgctaagcaattttgctttgtggtgccaaatataaagaaatatacactaaaataaagtaaatgaattatttatgaatttatgacatcgatattctttacagttgttgatttTACTTTCATTTGCTAACCTtttatttttgctaattttggtggtgctgtatgtcaataaactgaatttagctatttgaatttaataacgcttaaattaactgcccgtacaACCTATAcagtgaccagactggataaatggatatactagcactgggtacctagtaccttggatcatcacaccatcggtcacaaagtgtctcccggtgtgcaaatagtgtggctaaaaagccatgtagtcaatctggcaataaaccaagtataataacacaatacgtatagccgtagactattaaagtcacagtgcggcataatatgccataaaaacacagtatggcgtaaaaccatttacaaaacagctgtcagaatcctattggtatgccaacctatccaaactagtcaattaggcaaactagggcacattataaattaattgtttaattcttcaatttttagagtttactagctattatgtaattcataagtcaatgcatatgttgacccttCTTTTAGGTAATATAAATaagttatttctagcatcaacatgtcacaatttacaattcaatatgctgtcaatataatacaatttaccattttcacaagttgacattcattgccaaattacttcaagcatcattttatataattactaaatttttagttttagtgtgctagattggtctagcttattgtcctatttctcttggtttttagcttctgatcaaagaagcaaaattgtagctctatgtcttattgaacttttgaaacaaatttcaggtcattctgagttgtataaaccaagatatcgtcaatttactaaaattggacagattgcacttttagtgcaaattttggtcaattttaggtcacatttagttctgtcagtttcggtacccgaacttgtgcaagtaatttgacttggttatggccatttctgggttttggtgtcttcataagaattgtagctctatgtctaagctatccatgataaaaatttcaggtcaattggacctgttttgaatgagttatggtcatcctaatgactactattcatatggtcaaaaatctgggtttgcaaggttgccatttcgaatttggtcatttttaaggtcagtttctaggtagaattttggcaacatttctacatgaaagttggcctatttggtgtctagcttTACCCCCCATttccctcataccaattgggttcacagttttgtacttatgacttaatttaggtgctgccaacacacacaacctgcatttgaaaattacacttccaattttgacaatcctcctcctcccaatacttcaatatttaatCATGGTACTTTtatgtatattgtacacaattccagcaaattaCTTTgaatagaacactcaagtgctcaatgcacacaatacaccattcaagttcaacatttacttccaccaaaattcaacatacctcaatatcaatattacacacacttccatggcaactacacatgctgcccacaatttaacaccatgacatctcatcaataaattacataaactcacatacaatttcatgatattataggctgccaaacatggcaatttaccaaagtatcaaagtcccattttctaacccttaattcaagcactaacatgcacatacttggacattaacctactacaacttccatttgagttaatcaaccttaattctcatccattagaggtaagaaaaactcaaacacaacaaactttcttggctgccgaaaacggacaagttcatatctcaatattttcttcctttctcttcaccaaattactcacctcaacccaAACACAAAGTTTACTAAAGTAAGGGAGAGGATtttgacacttaccacttttggagcttgttaaaacttcgccaaatctcttcctttttgttccctataatctgcccaagaggtgtggaccaagtttaatgaagaaacttgcaagaaatcatggcttgatcatgcaccaatggagctttgcatgggcggcaatggtggaaatgggaggATCTTCATTTCTGCTGGttgtttgggaggaagaagatggactgaatttctatccaaaatgacttagataagtgtcccaaggcttgagttagtggaacactaacttaaattaaatgtttaaGTATTCAAAGTTTCCTAATTTACACgtttatctcaattctttcactatttacataatgtatctcattttaatttttcatgacatttctaaagtgtaatatcatttatttttaatggacattgaggtcaaaaggcaaccttaggtgtcaaatgaccaaaatacccctcttcgggttgtattcccgatttttcggtaataccgattattgtctgtttctcgattttttttctttgtattaatttattaattttttttataattctagtgtcaattatattttaataaacctttaattatgtctcaaaatttaattctgagggttccctgcgtttctggggttggcaacggccttcccggtgcggtcacccattgctacggtgccggctcgtttaacttagtttcattttctctcttttatttttctttaatttttctagtattttctttttatttatttcatcattatatgtctgttcactatcaccgaagtgtggttccagacatcctgacttgcctggactgatattaggccactggagcaacagaacgtatagaACACGTACAGTAGGGATGTTACAGTAGATGTGTCACCAAAAGACCAACTTTCAGTGGCAGCAGCAGTAGTATGGGTAGGAGCCTTACCAGACTTAAATTTGGATTGATTGTTTCGTCCAATTCCCTGCTTGGATTGCAACCTGAAGCAATTAGAAATGTGATGTCCTGGTTTGTGACAATACGTGCAAGTCACTTTATTTTGCGATTGAGAAGATGCTGGAGTAGCTAACATTGTGTCAGTAGTGATGATAGACTGCTGAGATTTCAAGGTAGCAAGACAAGCTTCTTCAGATAATAATTCTGTAACCACAATCTCAAGTTTGGGAAAAGGATCCCTATGTAACAGAGAGGATCTAACTGACTCAAATTCATCATTTAAAGCCAAGGTAAATTGATAAACCCAAAATTCATCTCTTTCTTTAGCATAAAGTTCAGCATCATGAATGTCATGCCAGAGTGGTTCAGATAATGACAATTGGTCCCATAAAGCAGTCATTGTAGACAAAAAATCATTAATGGACGGACCTGATTTTTAATGCATGCAATTGAGAgtaccataaatttgaaatcgatGAATAGCATTTGAAGTGGAGTATTGCTTGACTAACAAGTCCCAAACTTCTTTGGCAGTATCAAATCAGCCAAATTGGATTTTGATGGATGGAGCACAGGTGTTGCGTAGCCAAGTAAGAATTAAATGATTCTTACAATCCCATTCCTCAAGACGTTCAGCATATTTGGATTCATCTTCATCTATGATCTTAGTGGGTTTAGTGACATTACCGGTGACATAACACTAAAATTTTTTGCCTTTGAGAAAGCTAGATATTTCTTGAGACCAAAGGACATAATTGGATCCATTTAAAATGGTGCCAATAGGCTGTGATACATCGAActtctccataaaaaaaaaaaaaattgtctacacacagAAATTGTGATAGACCAGATGAGCCAAAATGAGAAAAGGCCAACGTGAAATGAGTGCTGTGAATAAAGACTATTGAATCAGGGATGGAATAACAAGACAAAAATCCATCAAGTCAAACAGCTATGATACCATGAGAAAAGAAAGAATTTTGTATTTCTGAATCTGTGTATTACAAGATTTACAGGGTTCTATATATACAAGTATAATTTagctaagaaaagaaagaaggttGGTAGCAAAAATAAAGCCTAGATTAAAGCCTAAATCAAGGTAGCAAAAATAAAGCCTAGATTAAAGCCTAAATCAAAGTCTGTAATATTGGGTTAATGACAGAATATTGGGTCAATGACAACTTAATACAAATATGACAGTTGTATTCTAACAACAAGCTCAAAATTATACTATCCataaacccaattacacccaagaaaaCCCATACAACATTAAACTgctcataataaatatatttgtTAGTCCCTCtcaatctcctctagacataacccaatatatttactattacaacactacaccACAAATGGAGTCTTCAACTATATAGGCAAGAGCCCTCTCATCAATGGAcaagaatcccttcctcttgaattctatgtacTTTCTCCACCTTAGGCTGAAGTCCTTTCactgcaatgggcaaaagcccctcatcaatgggcagagccaaatccgCAACAATTGGCAAAACCCCTCTCTACAATGAGTGACAGCCTCACTCTATAAGCTGAAAGTcactctcttcaatgggcaaaagccaaataaccttttccaTCGCTCtcttatttatagtattaattccctcaatcgttatctgattaggagtcctactcaatttaggaatatttctcccactcaaattagaaaaagatctttctaaattcattaaaattttgagtcataattctaacactcTACCTTCCAAGAGTACATCTTAGCAAATCCCTTGAAGTGGGAATTCCAGTCCTACAGCTTGGGAACCTCCACCTTCAGGtctgattaaaattaattttgataggCAATCTCTTCTCGTTTCAATGTCGGGGCTTTAGCTGTTGTGGCCAGAACACACTCGGGTGACATGAGGGTGGAATTGTAACCATGTCCAAGCAATGATAGACCCTCAGGCTATTGAGGCGTTGGCTTGCCGTAAGGCCCTTCAACTAGCTCAAACAAAAGGTTTTTATCATAGAAGGTGATGCTCACAGTGTCATTCTATCCATTTAAGGTCAGCCACCACCCTCCCCATTAAAGGAGTAATTGAAGATATTTCTCAGCTATCTCAGGGTTTAGGCATATTTCGTTCAACTTTGTTGGAAGATTTTGTAATGATGCAGCCCACCGTTTAACTGCAAAAACATTACAGGACCCTTCTTTTATCTATAACCCTGCCTCCCAATTCCACTTAGGATTTTGGCTCATTATCAATGAAATTCttccttgaaaaaaaaaaaagagcagctTGGGTAGCGCTGAAAGCGAGGAAATGGGATTCGGaagaatttaaaatgaaaaaacaGAACGAAGCAGAGTTTTTACCAACCAAAATACAATTGCTTCCTAGAAAAACAAGGAAGTTCAATACAGCTCAAGGTACCATCAATAACATCACAGTAAACCATCAAGTTCTAAATATAGGGGCCTCACACTGAATGTCACCAAATGCAAATAAGGCACTAACTAGCCATCATATTCTCCCTGATAGAACTTGTTCTCTGGATAAAACACAGCCACAACTTGATTCCCACCAAATTTCCGCCCGTTCATCCCTGCTCGGGCTCTTGTAGCACCTTCGATATCCGCATACTCCAAGAACACCTGAAAATACGGGATATTTGTGGTCATCAATTACAGCCCCAAGAAAAGAAGTCTCACGAAAAGCAAATGGGCAGATGTTATTACTCAAAACAAGAAGCAAAAGAAATGGTGATGAGCACTGACCTTCCCAACTCCTGAAGAGGCTTCACCATCTGCCTTTGGGCGTGGGACAACAACATTCACCAATGTACCTGCATTTAAGGTGTGAAAATATGCAAACAGTAATTTTCCAAATTAATAAACTTTTTAAAGAGAATGTCAAGTAAATATGAATAGCGGATAATGAAGTCTTCTGTCTGTGTATGTTAGGCCTGATTCTTTATAGCAGAATTTGGGACTACATAAGGCTGTAAAACAGACATAAacacagaaaataaagaaaatcaatTACTATGTAAGAAGCCTCGGAGGAGAAAACAAAAAAGGGGATAACTATGAAAGACTTAATAGGAGGAAAAGGGAGGAACGAGGTAGACGCAACTCAGAAAAAGAGTAATAGACAGTTCATAGGTTTTACCAAATTTCCCGCCTTCCATTCTCATGTCTTCCAAGATGTTTTCATACTCCTCGTCATCTTTTAGTTCATCAGCAGTAACTACTTGAGTTAGGCATACAACTTTGGTAGGGGCAGGTTGTAACATAAGCCTCTGCATAAAATAATGATTCACTTTAAAGTAAAATATAGACAATAACCAAAACCAGAGACTGAtaaattgagagagagagagagagaaagagagaaggagagagagagaaggaaataATGGATCTAAAGTTGGGATGGAACAGAGATAtagaatttaagaaaaaaataacaGAAGAACATTCACCTGCAATGCAATCTGCTGCTGGGCATGCAATAGAACATTATCTTGCTCAGGCTTAGGTTGGTTAGCCCCCTGGTTGGCACGCCTAACAGTGAGAGTTTTGTCACCCATTTTAATTCCATTCAAAGCAGCACAAGCTATGTCTGTAACTGAAAGATCTTGATAAACACAAAATGCATAGCCCTTCGAGTTGCCTGTTTCTCTGTCTTTGACTAGATCAAAACCTCGAAGAGGCCCAAAGGATTCCAACAACTCTCTGATTTGAGCTTCTGTAAAGTAATAGGGAAGACCACCAACAAAGATGCGGTCAGGACCCTCAAGCCCACCAGCAGAGCCTGAAGTTAAGCCAACCGCCGCAAGGTTAAGATTGGGATTGGGCTGGCTTGGACCAAGTGTTGCAGCAAGAGAAGGGTTATAGTCACTAGGCCTCCTCACCTTGACAGGTGCTCCCTGGAAGTATAATAATTTTTTCAGAGAAAAACAAATCAAAATAGGTTAGTCCCACAACAGCAAATAGTGTACAGATCTCAGTCCTAAGCCAATAAAAAATCCAACAAAATATACAGTTACCTCAAAAATAATTCCATCCAAAGCCATTGCATTACTAGCCTCCTCAACAGACCTCATCTCCACAAAAGCAAACTTCTTTTCATGGTTTATATAGACATTTACAACAGCATCCCCTTGAGAAAACAAAAATTCAGTAacataaaaagtaaaaaataaaaaggcagtcaagatatcatcaaatgAAGAAAAACATTGGCATACCTGGGCCAGCAGTATTTCCTCCAATTGCAGCCATAACATGGCTGAAAAAAGTTGCTACGGACTGCAGGAAAACATAAATGGTTACTATGAGAAGCATTGCATGCATCAGTGAAaggcaccaaaaaaaaaaaaagaaaaaagaagagagagatATTGTAGAAAACTTGTTCATTAGCTGTAGGGGAAAGTCCTCCAACATATACCCGCCGAGCATGCCTAGTGGCCTGTAGCAACAATATACATCACATAATTATTTGAGGGGGAATAATCACTGTATGCAAATGAAAATTGTTCCAAAAGAGAAATATAATGCAGCTTTAACTCTAAAGACCTGCTGAGTCATTGCCTGAACTGGCATAACTGGAAGAGCACCAAACTGCTGCaggtaaacaaaatgacacaaaattattaaaattgaagGATCCAAGTAAAATTACATATCACAAAAAACAAGACATACCTGACCGGCCCCTAAAGGAAACATGTTAGGAAACATTCCAGAAAAGGCAGGATTTGTCCCAGGAATCTGACCTGTAAAGATAATTAGATCATAATTAGCACACAATCATAAATCAAAAGTATACTGCAATGCATTCAACATACCAAAATTGACTCCTGCATCAGTTTCTAACAGAACAATTAGGTGCTAAATTttacaataattttataaaaagggATGAAAGGAATACATCGTTTATTCAAGTTCTAGCGGAATATTTGCAAGGCTGCCAAAACAGGCAATAGTTGCCGGTTGAAGATGTACAAGAACCATCAAACCAGTGCACTGATTCCTCCTTGTACATAAAAGCTACAGAAGTCATCTCATGCCAATAGTCAGCACAGTGGGGCAAGTAGCCCAACATTGCCTTCTTACAACAAAAGACGGGAGACagaaaacaaacaaacaaacaccAAACACAAGAAAAACCAAAAACTCTCTCAGTTCCAGAATTATTTCACCAAGCAATAAATAATGACAAGAGTATAGCCCATTCAGAGACCGTAAATTAAGAAGCTAAATGTACATTATTAAAGAACAAAATACAGCTTACCAAAATGACATCATGTAATTGGTACAGACTTTCCACactatatcaaaaaaaaaaaaaaaatgacaatCTTAAATATTAACAAGGGCACATGTACCTGCAGCAGCAGCAGCTGCAGCTGCACCAGCCAACATTGCAGATGGGGGAGGAGCCATATCAAAACCACGGATCCTTTTGCTGTAAGCAAATACAGTGAGCGTGCCAATAAAAAAGGTGAATAGATAAAAACAAACCCCCTAAATTTGTATAACAAGTACCATACTCAATTCGAAACAAAAATGAGTGCTATTCAT
It contains:
- the LOC110649650 gene encoding splicing factor U2af large subunit B isoform X2, encoding MNDYEGGRYDGNGADFDNDNYGSADGGGFSPQPRTNSHSHGGADDHINSRSRHGSRDNNERDYSKSREKDREKGRDKDRDRDRDRDRDRERDKERRRSKDRDRVSERDRDKDHDRYHRDRDRHRDRGERRERGRDRDDDDYHRSRDYERDRRRDYDRDREDRHRHRSRSPSKGRSERRSKSRSRSRSRSKSKRIRGFDMAPPPSAMLAGAAAAAAAAGQIPGTNPAFSGMFPNMFPLGAGQFGALPVMPVQAMTQQATRHARRVYVGGLSPTANEQSVATFFSHVMAAIGGNTAGPGDAVVNVYINHEKKFAFVEMRSVEEASNAMALDGIIFEGAPVKVRRPSDYNPSLAATLGPSQPNPNLNLAAVGLTSGSAGGLEGPDRIFVGGLPYYFTEAQIRELLESFGPLRGFDLVKDRETGNSKGYAFCVYQDLSVTDIACAALNGIKMGDKTLTVRRANQGANQPKPEQDNVLLHAQQQIALQRLMLQPAPTKVVCLTQVVTADELKDDEEYENILEDMRMEGGKFGTLVNVVVPRPKADGEASSGVGKVFLEYADIEGATRARAGMNGRKFGGNQVVAVFYPENKFYQGEYDG
- the LOC110649650 gene encoding splicing factor U2af large subunit B isoform X6, which gives rise to MFPNMFPLGAGQQFGALPVMPVQAMTQQATRHARRVYVGGLSPTANEQSVATFFSHVMAAIGGNTAGPGDAVVNVYINHEKKFAFVEMRSVEEASNAMALDGIIFEGAPVKVRRPSDYNPSLAATLGPSQPNPNLNLAAVGLTSGSAGGLEGPDRIFVGGLPYYFTEAQIRELLESFGPLRGFDLVKDRETGNSKGYAFCVYQDLSVTDIACAALNGIKMGDKTLTVRRANQGANQPKPEQDNVLLHAQQQIALQRLMLQPAPTKVVCLTQVVTADELKDDEEYENILEDMRMEGGKFGTLVNVVVPRPKADGEASSGVGKVFLEYADIEGATRARAGMNGRKFGGNQVVAVFYPENKFYQGEYDG
- the LOC110649650 gene encoding splicing factor U2af large subunit B isoform X5, which encodes MLHPLCASYLFRHHGSRDNNERDYSKSREKDREKGRDKDRDRDRDRDRDRERDKERRRSKDRDRVSERDRDKDHDRYHRDRDRHRDRGERRERGRDRDDDDYHRSRDYERDRRRDYDRDREDRHRHRSRSPSKGRSERRSKSRSRSRSRSKSKRIRGFDMAPPPSAMLAGAAAAAAAAGQIPGTNPAFSGMFPNMFPLGAGQQFGALPVMPVQAMTQQATRHARRVYVGGLSPTANEQSVATFFSHVMAAIGGNTAGPGDAVVNVYINHEKKFAFVEMRSVEEASNAMALDGIIFEGAPVKVRRPSDYNPSLAATLGPSQPNPNLNLAAVGLTSGSAGGLEGPDRIFVGGLPYYFTEAQIRELLESFGPLRGFDLVKDRETGNSKGYAFCVYQDLSVTDIACAALNGIKMGDKTLTVRRANQGANQPKPEQDNVLLHAQQQIALQRLMLQPAPTKVVCLTQVVTADELKDDEEYENILEDMRMEGGKFGTLVNVVVPRPKADGEASSGVGKVFLEYADIEGATRARAGMNGRKFGGNQVVAVFYPENKFYQGEYDG
- the LOC110649650 gene encoding splicing factor U2af large subunit B isoform X4 translates to MNDYEGGRYDGNGADFDNDNYGSADGGGFSPQPRTNSHSHGGADDHINSRSRHGSRDNNERDYSKSREKDREKGRDKDRDRDRDRDRDRERDKERRRSKDRDRVSERDRDKDHDRYHRDRDRHRDRGERRERGRDRDDDDYHRSRDYERDRRRDYDRDREDRHRHRSRSPSKGRSERRSKSRSRSRSRSKSKRIRGFDMAPPPSAMLAGAAAAAAAAGQIPGTNPAFSGMFPNMFPLGAGQFGALPVMPVQAMTQQATRHARRSVATFFSHVMAAIGGNTAGPGDAVVNVYINHEKKFAFVEMRSVEEASNAMALDGIIFEGAPVKVRRPSDYNPSLAATLGPSQPNPNLNLAAVGLTSGSAGGLEGPDRIFVGGLPYYFTEAQIRELLESFGPLRGFDLVKDRETGNSKGYAFCVYQDLSVTDIACAALNGIKMGDKTLTVRRANQGANQPKPEQDNVLLHAQQQIALQRLMLQPAPTKVVCLTQVVTADELKDDEEYENILEDMRMEGGKFGTLVNVVVPRPKADGEASSGVGKVFLEYADIEGATRARAGMNGRKFGGNQVVAVFYPENKFYQGEYDG
- the LOC110649650 gene encoding splicing factor U2af large subunit B isoform X1 yields the protein MNDYEGGRYDGNGADFDNDNYGSADGGGFSPQPRTNSHSHGGADDHINSRSRHGSRDNNERDYSKSREKDREKGRDKDRDRDRDRDRDRERDKERRRSKDRDRVSERDRDKDHDRYHRDRDRHRDRGERRERGRDRDDDDYHRSRDYERDRRRDYDRDREDRHRHRSRSPSKGRSERRSKSRSRSRSRSKSKRIRGFDMAPPPSAMLAGAAAAAAAAGQIPGTNPAFSGMFPNMFPLGAGQQFGALPVMPVQAMTQQATRHARRVYVGGLSPTANEQSVATFFSHVMAAIGGNTAGPGDAVVNVYINHEKKFAFVEMRSVEEASNAMALDGIIFEGAPVKVRRPSDYNPSLAATLGPSQPNPNLNLAAVGLTSGSAGGLEGPDRIFVGGLPYYFTEAQIRELLESFGPLRGFDLVKDRETGNSKGYAFCVYQDLSVTDIACAALNGIKMGDKTLTVRRANQGANQPKPEQDNVLLHAQQQIALQRLMLQPAPTKVVCLTQVVTADELKDDEEYENILEDMRMEGGKFGTLVNVVVPRPKADGEASSGVGKVFLEYADIEGATRARAGMNGRKFGGNQVVAVFYPENKFYQGEYDG
- the LOC110649650 gene encoding splicing factor U2af large subunit B isoform X3; this translates as MNDYEGGRYDGNGADFDNDNYGSADGGGFSPQPRTNSHSHGGADDHINSRSRHGSRDNNERDYSKSREKDREKGRDKDRDRDRDRDRDRERDKERRRSKDRDRVSERDRDKDHDRYHRDRDRHRDRGERRERGRDRDDDDYHRSRDYERDRRRDYDRDREDRHRHRSRSPSKGRSERRSKSRSRSRSRSKSKRIRGFDMAPPPSAMLAGAAAAAAAAGQIPGTNPAFSGMFPNMFPLGAGQQFGALPVMPVQAMTQQATRHARRSVATFFSHVMAAIGGNTAGPGDAVVNVYINHEKKFAFVEMRSVEEASNAMALDGIIFEGAPVKVRRPSDYNPSLAATLGPSQPNPNLNLAAVGLTSGSAGGLEGPDRIFVGGLPYYFTEAQIRELLESFGPLRGFDLVKDRETGNSKGYAFCVYQDLSVTDIACAALNGIKMGDKTLTVRRANQGANQPKPEQDNVLLHAQQQIALQRLMLQPAPTKVVCLTQVVTADELKDDEEYENILEDMRMEGGKFGTLVNVVVPRPKADGEASSGVGKVFLEYADIEGATRARAGMNGRKFGGNQVVAVFYPENKFYQGEYDG